The genome window GTTCAAGTCTTCAAACAAGAATCACAAGGATGATGATGGTGTTGTTCTTCCAGGCTTTAGGTTTCACCCAACTGATGAAGAGCTTGTTGGATTTTATCTTCGACGAAAAGTAGAAAGAAAACCCCTCCGGATAGAACTCATAACTCAGGTTGATATCTACAAATGCGATCCATGGGACTTACCTCTGCCTAGTGAGTATAATTCTCCTCTTTTCCATAATTTCACTAATTATATAATCTTTCATGATGCATGGATTCATAACACTTTTATTGTGTCTATGATAAGTATTCAGCACCGAATAACCATAACAAGTATTAGTACGAAATGgatagcttttctttttttcaaagaaatcgaTGACTATCATGTTAATCACCAAGAAAGCATAAAGCAATTTGAAGCTGCTTTTAGTACATGACTGGTTCCTGCAAACTGATACCAACAAGATCAGGGTTTATGTTGACAAGTTGCTCGGTTTATAAACTAGTAATTAGTGTTAATTACGTGTATAAGATAATTTTCAAGCCACACGAGAAAAGACGAATAGTATAGAATTAAGCAGGTTATTGTTGTGTTCACATGACATTATACTGTAGCTCCATAACTATTCTAACTAGCTTCACCGCAGCCTAGCTTTAGCTATAGATCGATTTAAAAACCGTAGAAGAGTTATCATGTATAGTAAGTAAATAATAAGATTGATTCTATTGCTCATTAGCAAAAGTGATTCATGGATAATAACGCTTGTCTCATAGCTTGTTAGCTTATTGTCGCATTAAAAAGCTAAAACCAGAGGTCACTAATTGGATTAGTAATGCACTGACATGTGATTAAATCACATCTTATGGCCCAAAgataaaaatctttttttttttggttaaaatgcATGTAATTGTTGCTCCCCGcttgaaaaactaaattaaCAGCAGATAAATTTGTTCGACTAACGGCCAAGCTTTTTGATGCTGCTCTTAAACAAAACATTTTAGTCCTACAATCGAGGTAGAAAGTGCTAAGGTGCTTTAAGTTGACCAGGTTCAATTTGTTGAAGCAGTAGATCTCACAGCTAGGATCCGTAGAGCAGAGTTGATTCTTTGCTTAGTTGAGTCAATGATCTACTTGAATCAAAGATGTTTTAGCCCATTTATATTGTTAAACCTTTTTGTTTACCACATAAAATTACTTAGAAATGAGGATTTGCATTCAGCCATACTACATGTGTGAACAAGAATAAAAATCTGAAACTACGCACacacttttatatatatatatatatatatatatatatatatacacacacacacatacatacatacatatatatacacatgcgtacatgcatacatacatatatatacatatacacacacatatatatatacacggacatacacacatacacatgatatatatatatatatatatatatatatatatatatatgtatgtatgtatgtatgtgatATAGATGTATATACCACCAACCCAACTTATGATAAAAGGCATTCATACCACTTGCACCCAATTTAGCTTAGTTATTACAAGcatatttagttttatttgGGTTTTTACAATtgaagagaaaatgaaaatgattccTGTTTTCTTCACAAATTCTGGCTTTTCCTTGCGACTAAGTGCTTTTGCACGTTCAACTCTTTGTTACTCACAGAGGTTGGCGTTGTGGGAGACAAGGAATTTTATTTCTTCTGCATGAGAGGAAGAAAGTATAGAAACAGTGTAAGACCAAATAGAGTTACTGGATCCGGTTTCTGGAAGGCGACTGGAATTGACAAACCCATATATTCTAGTGGGGAAACAACTCAATGCATCGGCCTCAAGAAATCCTTAGTCTATTATAGAGGAAGTGCTGGAAAAGGAACTAAAACTGATTGGATGATGCACGAGTTCCGGCTCCCACCCGGTTGGACTCATTCAACGTCAACCCAACCTAATCCCAGGAATAATATTGCTCAGGAAACTGTAAGTTTGACTCGTTTCATCTTTGGCCTTGACCTTTCTGCATCACTTTTCCCCTCAATTTTCTGGGTCAGTGGGAAATTAATATTTCATGATCACCGGTGTGATACTCCTTATGATGCAAAACTCGCACCAACACTGCCTAATGCCAATCTTACCTGCCCCAAACCCGTTTGTATTTACAATTGAAATACtgctaaaagaaaaaattcgtattgggTAGCTAGGGATTCTTCTTTTCCTATATATGGATTGCATTGGATCCTAGAAAGATACATTGAAAAGAATCTGTTGGGTCTTCCAATATCAACTGGTTAGTCATCACATCATTTTCTG of Coffea arabica cultivar ET-39 chromosome 5c, Coffea Arabica ET-39 HiFi, whole genome shotgun sequence contains these proteins:
- the LOC113689765 gene encoding transcription factor JUNGBRUNNEN 1: MEEFKSSNKNHKDDDGVVLPGFRFHPTDEELVGFYLRRKVERKPLRIELITQVDIYKCDPWDLPLPKVGVVGDKEFYFFCMRGRKYRNSVRPNRVTGSGFWKATGIDKPIYSSGETTQCIGLKKSLVYYRGSAGKGTKTDWMMHEFRLPPGWTHSTSTQPNPRNNIAQETDDWTLCRIFKRNASSKRYKPDLKHACTKGGSGAASSKPCSLQSQNSCHPYTTLEDVGFQQRTNAAAGIDVNHSSQFLAAQEQILLVAQTSYSSSSSNFWNLNGDEFFRDGRWDELSSVVDSAADMSNPFARSI